The genomic stretch CAACGAGTGAGGCGTGGAGTGTGGAGGTTCTGCCAAGTGACTCAGGTGAGAGTTGAACCCATTCAAGAATGGTTCAGTGTTTGTATAGCACCCTTACTAATTTCAAAAGCACCTTCAATGATTATACTGGATAAGTACCTGATACTTCTGGAGTTCCTCCGTGGGACTTAAGACCGGTGTGTGGCGCAGTTGTCACTTACATGCTCCACTGCCCCACCATACTTAACGCCATACATATATTATAtctcgtaattttttttttgcaatttttgtaacagATTTTGCAAACTAACTTTGTAACAACTCTGTAACTCTGTTACAAACTTTGTGAATAAATCAAATGGGACAAAAATagatacaaatacaaatagataaaaatccacccagcaCTTGTTTTTAAATCCCCATGAATCATAATCACTTTCTCAGAGCAAGCCGTTCACAGATTATTGGCAAAGTGACATCACTTTGTACTGGCCCCTCCCACGACTGTTGATGGACACTGCCGTTTTAGCATAGACACGTCCTGAGtgagctgtagacggtaatgttttctcttgtttcatttctctcggttcatgtcaaaaaaattttgataaataagtcggacctgactataagtcgcaggaccagccaaactttgaaaaaagtgcgacttatagtctgaaaaatacggtaaccGCAACAGTTTGATAAACtgtttgataccggcatatccctactgcttacacaaatgtagcaaatacagtctttataagctttccattgaaaaacagcgatctatTGAGGCTTAgatatttataatgatatatagtttaagataaaatttgtcccgtttcatttaatctgttcgtaaacactgacacgtgtgAGTTTAGGGGCATTTAGGACGCCTGCCTTCTgttgctggctaacaggttaaatgaGATTGGTGTCCATTACTGAAATTTGGTGGTTGTGACAACTCTAATGATATTCCTGTTAACAGGGCTGATTATGTTTTGAATCATGCAATTGTGAATCAGAAAGAATGTAAAACCAGACTGTGCCAGTAGCAGGCATACGGCAGTCTGTGTGTGGTCTTGTCTCCCTGCCCGTTTGCATCCCAAACACTAGAAAGAGAGAATAAGTgattgttttttccttttttctgggGTTTGTTTCAGTTCTAGGCAGTGGAAAAGTGGACTTTAAAGACAATTGAGACCTTGCATTGGTACAATTGAGCATGTAAATGAGAGTCCTCTATGGCAATGTCCtgggtgtgtttatgtgtgtgtggataCACCGTTTCCTACAGTTAATGAATCTGTGTTTCAGAAGCTGCAGACCTGAAGCAGGAAGAGCGACTGCAGGAGCTGGAGAGCTGCTCAGGTGTGGGTAGCACTTCAGATGACACCGAGGTCAGAGAGGTCAGCTCCCGACCCAGCACCCCGGGACTCAGTGTTGTTTCAGGTACACATACACAAAAGCCTAATCGTCTAAATGCATTCAAATGAGCAACCGCTGTCAATCTGGAATTGCACAATTGAGCAAACATGACCTTGCAGAATTCGACAATCCAAaggttttaacattaacattcaaATGTGACATGCATATTCTCTGCCTCGCTGAGTTCTTTACTCAGCGACTCTTCTTCCCTGACATGCTGATGAAGACGAATAGCCATGTAAGACAACGGCAAACTCCCAAAAGACTACTTGTGGGGAGTTTTACCTGAGGACTTTGGCAGATGCATCGCCTTTTCATTCCTTCACCATTCAATCTTGGCGTTTCCATCTCTCGTTCACCTACTCTGACCTCCCTGGGGATCCTCCTGCCCTCTTTGTGTGATCAAGAGAGCATTGGCATGGTTTCCTCGCTTCCATGAAGAGCTTGAAATGAGGTGTAACCACTCCATCACTTACACGCTAGACTTTTGCTTATTCTCTGAACTATTCTGGATCTCTGAGAGACATATGCACAGTCAACCGTACGCTTGTTTTGCTAAGGCAGCAAaacaaagtgttttatttatttatttattttttttttttctttcatttcttccTTTGTATCAGAGGTAGTACGTCATGCCAAAGTTTCCTCTTTGACAAACCAAACTACTTCACAGCTctatacacaatatatttatttctgtgctTTATAATTGGAGGCTTTGCTGATTTGTTACATATTGTTTGTGCAGGCATCAGTGCCACATCAGAGGACATCCCCAATAAGATTGAAGACCTACGCTCAGAGTGCAGCTCAGATTTTGGAGGCAAAGACTCCGTGACCAGCCCAGATGGAGAGGACTCTGCTCACGGTACTAACACATAATCAAGTGACTGattgggcacacacacacacacacacacacacacacacacacactgcttcatTCTCAGAGATGCACTAACAAAGTTTTACTCCTTAAGATGTAAGCATATAAGTAGAGTAGAGCCTCACTGTGGCTGTCCAGACATCAAATTGGTTAGCATGGTTCCCTTGCTGGGAAATGATTCCACTTCAGtgaaattttatataatatatgactttgtatatatttacacctacctttaaaaagtttggggtctgtaggtttttgaaagatgttaatacttttattcaggaaggatgcattaaatcgatcaaaagtaTATAAAAACTTAGGGAACattttatattgatatatatatatttctaatattacTGTACtatattttgaacaaataaatgcatcctttatgagcattagagacttctttcaaaaacaaaaaatggctAATGTTATTGACCAACGgccataacattttatataataactgGCTCTTCTGTATTTTTTACATTGGGTGTCTAATAATGTTGTACACAAGTTTATGGGAAAGGGGTAGCAGACAGCATAATGCTGACATATGTTGTTTAAAGATGAAAAGAGACAGCAAAACATATCAACATAATAACTTGGTGCATCTTGGttcaagtttaaataaaaatttgttgTGAGTTTTGTTAGACTCTGTAAACTATAAAGGATTACATCAAACGTTTTATCTTCagacataatgttttttttttttttttccttcattgtTAATTTTTATCCTCTACAGTTGTTGAATATGTTTCTTGGGATTTCTGGTGTGGGACGAACATGTCCTTTGTCACTCATTTACTTTATCCCTTTATGCACCCCTCCATTCTTCCACCTCTCTAGGAGCTCACAGTCTATCCTGCGCACCCTCTCAAACAGATTCACTGCTGGCCATGTTCGATCCCCTCTCCTCTGGAGAAGGTAATGTcacttcccagcatgcactgctgtAGAATGCAGTACTTACACATGTAAGAGCTAGAAAGAAGTGCCATTAATGTGCCTAATGACAAAAGCCCACTAAACAGTGTGTGCGCTGTGAAATAAAGCAATCGCTTGCcagatttattttctgttatgaCCCATTCTTGTTGAATATAGGGTTTTATTATGTTGGTGTTTAAAGGCTAAATTGGATTTGTGGTTGTTTAAGCCTACAAATCTACAATAGAAAAttgcataaatgtgtgttggagaGATATTGTGAGAGAAATACGTGTTTGTGGGGCAAGGTGAGGGGATGACAGGTTGCTAGACCTCACTGCAGGCGTTTTGGCTCAGTGGCCTGTCCCAGCTGAGCTGGTGGCACAGGGCTGGCATTAGAACGCACACAGCAGAGATGCTGTACCCTTGGAACAGGTGGCCTACTTTCACCTGAGGTCTGTCTGACTCTGACAGCGCTCTCAAGctctctcgcgcacacacacacacacacacacacacacacacactcctgctgacAGTGCGCATGCAACCTTTTTTATGAATGCCAGTTAAACAGAAGTCATGTCACGACCCTGGCTCTAGTTTTGTTTGTCAAAAACTGGAGGTTATGCTGCAAATATCAATTTGCAAAAACAGTTTTCTCACAGGTACAGAGTTTAGCCAGTGACAtgatttaaatccaaaagcaaagACCCTCTAAATTTGGGTCAAATGTCTTTGCAGGTTCATCCACTGGCACCATCGTGCGACCCAAGGTGCACTATCCCCGGCCCCCTCACCCTCCCCCTGACCCGCCCATTCCAGAGGCCAGCATAACAGGCTACCAGGAGCCTCGTCCACCCCTCTTCGCCCCCCACCTGGTGCAGAGTGACCTGGAGCATCCCAAACAGAGGCACTCTTTCCCTGAAAGGCTGGTCAGAAGCCGCAGCACAGATGTGGTGTCTGCTGGCCGCAGACCCACCAGTGACCCCGGACTGAACCGCAGGACCATGATGGAGGAGAGAGACCCGGCTGGAGCTTATTCCACAGGACCCACCTCCTCTCCCAGCAAGGATTCACTCAAAGGAGATGTGAGAAAGATGGATTATCAGTTTTGTCTAATCTGTATTATTCATGTATACTTgctaggggtgtcacgattctccaaatcctcgattcgattgcattttcgattctaaggtcacggttcgattcgattctcgatttttacatttattctctttaaagcaagactagacttttatgtaatataatatctgacctttgtttgcaatgtaccacattacaatgtcaaatttaaaacttttattaacaacataatgtaacaataacttttatctttagtcaattgaaaacttaaaataaactgccatccagtttctcttttgtaagtgcagtcacaaaagatgacattcaagttcataacaaatcaaacaaaaacaataaaaaatgactaaactaaccttcaaatattacgatgtatctatttaaaagattaaagataaaacacttgttaaacacttcactgtcattcatttagatttatatatatatatatatatatatatatatatatatatatatatatatatatatatgtgtgtgtatatatatatgtatatatgtgtgtgtgtgtgtgtgtgtgtgtatatatatatatatatatatatatatatatatatatatatatatatatatattatgtatgtatgaacagtatgtgtgttgtgtgtgtgcatcatcacagtctgtaaaatatgtgtatctcttattacaagactgcaatcactagcaaacAGAAGAATTCCatttaatcaagtatctacaaaagatctactctataaacaatgcattaaattacattaaagacaaaaataaattaaacaagcaaaagaaatgattactcgcatgtatctggtccactgatgaagtcatgggtcaagtcaagtgaattattaatcattttctaacaggcgtcgaatactgactttaggaaaaggggaataaccaatgacatttgagataacaactaaaacagcaagccccgccccacgactgacaaaaataaaattgttcgcgcgagcagaggtgagatggtcgagcgcgaggatgtggggaatgcGCACGCGCGCGAGGGCTTGTATTGCGCACAGAGTACATGTCAcgcgccagcatcagttgtatgctcggttatttttgtcattgatttgccgtcatacaacatgggggcgtggcagcatcgacgattccattttttaattcgaagttcgagactgtgacttaatttcgatcaatttcgatttaaaatcgaaatcgtgacacccctaatacTTGCTCTGCTACatcaatattacaattttaaataactggtttctattttattacattttaaaattatattactatgatagcaaagctgaattttcagcatcattactccagtctgcagtgCCACAAtgtccttcagaaagcattctaatatgcttattttctACTCaagaattattttgtattattatcaatattgaaaacatttgtgctacttaatatttttgtgaaaaccatgattgtattttttaaatgaatttgaagatcaaaagaacagcatattttTAAATTAGACATATTTTGTAACCGTACACattctttactgttacttttgatcaatttacactttttctttctttcttacataaatttaaattaaaattttacttaatttttcttCATTCAGGGTTTGCGTTACTTGAGGTCAGTTAATTGACAATGTAAAATTTTGAGTGAACAACtactttaaataatcatgtttttgtaTGTGTGCAGTCTGAGGACAGAAAGGATAGTGATGATGAGAAGTCTGACAGGAACAGACCCTGGTGGAAGAAGCGCTTTGTTCCTGCCATTCCTAAAGGTGAGAAGTTTAAGAAGacaaatattattcattttaaaaatcaaaGGTTTTCTATTGACTATTCTTTTCTTTGAAATGTTTGATCACTTTACAGTAAAGATGTTTTGTATGGAATTACCATGTACGTTTACATGTTTGGTGtataaagtgtacatttttcactTTGATGAATGTTAAATCGAGCAGCATTTATTAAttctattgtaacattataaatgtttttaatgtcacttatgatcaatttaatgcatccttgcagactaaaagtattaatttggACAGCCAAACTAGCAATTAGCATTTAGCATGGCTTGGGCGGAAAGTTTGTGTGTGAAGCCCAACCCTGTCTGTTGCTGTCTGTGTTCCTCACACAGTGTTCTATTGGACtgcagagggtgaactcccagGTAACCCACTCTTCAAGCTCTCTCCCACTCAGTTCAGTGCTGTACACTAGCAGCCCGAATATTTGCTAGTCCCTGTAGACTTCTCTTCGCCACTGTGTGACGGCTAGAGCTGTGATGAAGCACAGTCGAGCGTCATCTTTTCATTCATGCAGCCATCTtggattttcattatttattttgtagtggTTGAACTCTATAAAAGGATCCACTTGAAAAAGATGTATAATTTGCTTTAGGGATACAAAAACTACAGAATGTTGGTGTCaagtcaaaactaaaataaataatataactatTGAAGTTGACTATTGAAATTTTGGTTTCAGAACCTCAATTTTCATAGACTTGTCATATAAAGACAatctcatcctttttttttttttgcccatacaTATGGCATTCTGCAGCACAGAGTCCCAcatctgtgtgtttgcacttaGTAGTGACATGCTTCTTGTTTTAGTTCCCCATTTCTGAATATTTTGTAGTGGCTGTGTGGAGCAAATAAATTCAAAGATTGTTCGTCTATTTGGTGCAGTGGACTGGAGAGGGTCCGTGTCTTGAGGTTTGCCCTCTTGTAGGAACACGGCTGCAGCTTTGTGCAATTTTTGTGAGAATAACTGcatctttaatttttttgcagtgccgATCTCTGGGCTCCGAAAGCGGGACAAGCCGGAAAAAGACGAGCAAGGAGTGGAGAGGGTACCACAAGGTCTGATTCCATTTAACACTTATCATACACTCACTGCAGCCATCGTCCAAGCTGATCATGTGTGTTTGCATCTCAGGTATACCAGATGAGCCTTCAGCGCTCAGGCAGACCTCTAAGACCCAGTCAGCGGAGGCAATAATGGACAAGTACAAGTACATCATGGAGAGACGACCCACTCACAGTGATGGGGCACTTGCTGGAACTTATGTTGGACAAGGTTTGTAATATTCATACTATGACATAGAAACACATGAAATTGGTACACACTCTCTTTCTTCAGTATTGTggagaaaataattaaaagtattgATGCTTCTTACAATTTATATTAGACTGATACAGACACTGTAGCTTATCCTCTCAGATAGTGTCCCCTCATtgtccaattaatttttttattattatctttatttatttattaaatacttgtGTATAATAGCTTTTGTTAGGATCTTGTGCTTAGAATAGCAATGGGGCAAGGAAATCGTTTCCTATAGCTACATAAAGAGTagcttgattacatttttttttattgttttcccaATACTGCTTATGTTGCTTCTACTTTTATCCGTTAGACAAAATTGATTAATGAAACTGATAGTCATCTGctgttttgtaactgtttttacagAGCCTTGTAGAGAGGTAGACAGTGAGCACGATTCCCCTAAAGATGAAGCTCTGCAGAACATCTCTGCAGATGACCTTCCAGACTCTGCCAGTCAGACAGCACCCCCTCAAGACAAGACATTCTCCTTCAGGTCTCTTAGACAAACAAACtctaaatcaaactttttttctctTGAAAGTAAAATCAGTACATTCTGAAAGTCTAAATCTCAGGAAGCAAAATGGCAAAGAACATTTAACAGAATCAGAATGATGAGTGAATTTTGAACTTATGTGTGCATAATCTGTCTGTTGTATCTCTGCAGTGATATTAAGAAAAAGCTACGCCTGGCGCTGTGCTCTGCAGATTCTGTTGTATTTCCCATCATTCCACCAGCAACAACACGTAATGGTCTCCCAGACCATGCAGATCCCGAAGGTTACTTATTATCCATGTTATTTCCTAATATCTGTTCTTGACTTATGCTTTACTTATTACAAAGTTGTTtcttttagtttataataataataataataatgaagacaataataaatgaatactattttaatattgtaatgattattattaacacttatattatttattcctattattattttataaattattattgttgttgttcttattattattcctatTATTATACTAGTCCTGTTTAAAGGGAACCTTTTATCTGAACTAAAGTTTTCGTAGATATGTACTCATGGGGTGAAAGTAGTTGTTCCATAGGTTTTGAGGTTCAAAACGCTGTGCATTTATGGTCTGGCCCctgtctcctctctctcctcagaCAACGAGATCGTGTGCTTTCTGAAGGTGCAGCTGGCGGAGGCCATTAACCTGCAGGATAAGAACCAGATGGCTCAGATCCAGGAGACTACGCGCTGCGTCAGCCACCTCGACCCCCGCACCTGCAGAAAACTGCTCACTGCCATGGCAGAGGACTACAGGTACACACATTAGTCtcttattcctctctctctcttcatatcTGACAAACTTAGTCACATTGGTTCTCTCTTTTATTCActtctctcacacacaacaatgaaTCACCATTTATTAAAAGATTGTGCTGacatatttttgggcatgactcCATCGTGAGCGCTGTGATGGTTTTGTGCACTAGGAAACGGGCTCCATACATTGCCTATCTGACGCGGTGCAGGCAAGGCCTGCAGACATCTCAGGCTCATCTGGAGAGACTCCTGCAGAGAGTGTTAAGAGACAAAGAAGTGGCCAACCGCTACTTTACCACCGTCTGTGTCCGACTGCTCCTGGAACACATGGAGTCAAAGATGCTTGACTTCATCAAAGGTCTGtatgatgaataaaaaagttcaaatgaacaggtTTTacctgaaatagaaatctttttaacTTTATACATGGATTTactgtcacgtttgatcaatttagcaaTCGTTGCTAAATAACTCTACATTTAGTCTTGTTTTTATtcgtcaacaatattgcattatacattttaattatagtactcatcacatgaccagcatttacgtTGCTTGTCTTGTTTTCATCACGTAATAAAGGTTCGTTGATGatgatatttagtcataatttttgtTGATGAAAGAAACACTAGCTGTAGCTgttcaaaaatattacatattttgttaGTGCAAAATAACATTACCATGCgtatatttaattaaactaaatttgAGTGCTTGTATGAAATGATGCCATGAAATCCCTGCATTTAAAGAGGTAgttaatcaaaattttaaattatgtcattaatgactcaccctcatgtggttccaaacccatgagaccgtttatcttcagaacaccgtttaagatattttagatttagtccgagagctctcagtccctccattgaagctgtgtgtacggtacactgtccatgtccagaaaggtaataaaagcatcatcaaagtagtccatgtgacatcagagggtccgttggaattttttgaagcatcgaaaatacattttggtccaaaaatagcaaaaacgacgactttattcagcattgtcttctcttccgtgtctgttgtgagcaagttcaaaacactgcagtgtaatgatatccggttcacgaataaatcatttgatgtaaccagatcttcttgaacaagttcaccaaatcgaactgaatcatttgaaatggctcgcgtctccaataagcattaatccacaaatgacttaagctttttTACcgtggctgacactctctctgaataaaacaaaccaatatcccggagtaattaatttactcaaacagttcactgactgaactgctgtgaagagagaactgaagatgaacaccaagccgagccagataacgaacaaaagactgactcgtttaaatctaaaatatcttaaactgtgttccgaagatgagcggaggtcttatgggtttggaacgacatgagggtgagtcattagtgacataatttagatttttgggtgaactaaccctttaagtcccTCTCTGTGGTTCTGCAGCATTTCAGGGCTGCACAGCATCTGATGATAAGACAGCAGCCGTGGAGGATTTCCTGCGTTACCTGTATGGAGCCATGGCCCATGATGCCATCTGGCAGTACGCCAGTGAAGAGCAGCTCCAGGATGCCCAGATGGCCATCGAACGCAGCGTCATGAACCGCATCTTCAAACTGGCATTCTACCCCAATCAGGATGGGGATATCCACAGAGATCAGTAAGGAAACTCATAAAACCTTCTTCCTTACTCCTGTTCATTTTCACATTGGGTCTAAACCAGATGTGATGCATTAATCAACCTCCTCTATACTAGTCTGTCTGACGTTTTGTCAGTCAAATGGTTTCTGTCTTTGTTGCATTACACTGGTTATATATGGACTTAAAActatatcaaaatattttcttgtatttaTTGCAATTAACTAGGGGTGCGCCGATCACGATCGTTATTGTTAttgaccggctttactgacgagatgcgcattaacgatcggccgatcgtgatcggagcagccctacaaTTAATACATTatcaatgataataattaatattcatattcaaaaaaacttttgtttgtttAGAGACAAGTATTATTTTTTACACCCAGTGCAGAAACTCATGCATCACGTTATTAGACCTTACAGTGTTCCCGGAACAAAGACATCAAGCTATAAAAAATGACATCCAGCTATCGCTATAGCTGATTAAAAAGAAGACAGAATCACTTTAACTGACCAGACATGAAAACAATATATGgattatctttatttttcaagCCATCTTGGATATTTTTATAAGAATAAAGTATATTCATAATGCAGTGCTAATCAACTTAGTCTTTATCACTGTATAGAATACTATAAAATATTACGATTTCTGCCTCATTCTGTGATATGAAACCACGTTTCAAACACTCGACTCAATGTTGAAGTGAAGTGAATTTGACGTAGGTCAATAAATCTCTGTTGGACAAAAGGTTTTTAAACAGGCGCAGAAACATGCAAAACTGTGTCGTACACTTGCTACTGTAGTACATTTATTCATTGCAcagtaataaataatttttttgttgcacTGTTCATCCTTGACTAAACCAGTCCCAGATTGTAGAGGCAGCTCCTCATTTAGCGAGAAACTCCTCATCAGTTTCACATCTGCTTTCTACCATGCCTCTCCAAATGGTCACACTCAGAAATATTTCAAGAACTAGGCTTTATCATGAGAAGACAAATTTTTATCATGGGAGAATTTTTACCAGTATATTGCAAATAAGATCTCACCCATTCCTATTTCAAATGGCTGTGCTTTTGTTTATTTGCGCAAGAAAATAGTATGTTAATGATATGTCTCCTTTATTCAAGGCTATTCCTGGAGCACATTCAGCGTCTGTCCAAAGTGGTGACGGCCAATCACAAAGCCCTGCAGATCCCAGAGGTAACCATTTGCACAATGTCTCAAAATATAGCAAGAAACAAAGATGGAAAAATGGCAGTTATAgatcgttgtgtgtgtgtgtgtgaatctgtgcAGGTCTATTTGAAGGAGGCACCATGGCCCTCAGCACAGGCTGAGATCAGGACCATCAACGCCTATAAGACCCCACGAGATAAAGTACAGTGTATCCTCCGCATGTGCTCCACAATTATGAACCTGCTCAGCCTGGCCAATGAGGACGCTGTACCCGGGGCTGATGACTTTGTCCCAGTGCTCGTCTTTGTCCTGATTAAAGTGAGTTAAGAGACAACCTTAGAGTGTTAATGTTCATAATTGTGTTAAGCGTGTTGTGCATTCTGtacagtaaaattataatttctgATAGTTGGCTGGCACTAAGGCCCATAAGCTTTGTTGTCTTATAAGTAATCAAATATTCTttggtatttaataaaaatatctctttatacgtttattaaataaattcagtttgttcTGTAATCACAACTACAGTACATCCATAACACATAATGAATTTATTAAACTGCTTAAAGATGTAAGCAACTGGCAGTTTCATAAGAGTTtcacaagaaaaagaaaatcctggaatgttttcctcaaaaaccttaatgtCTTTGCAACTAAAGAAAGACAGACATGAACATGACATGTCaagagtaaattatcaggatatttttattctggaagtgaactaatcctttaaggctAGTTTTATATACTTTACTGCTCAAATGTTTTGGGGTTgctccaaagtttttttttttttttattctctccaggctgcatttatttgatcaatacagcatacagtaaaaatgtaaaaacaaattaaatctctTTACTGTCTCTCTTGAGCAATTTCATTAATTCTTGCtgatatttatttcttaaaataaaaaaagttacaaacttTTGATCGCTAGTTAATGTGAAAACAGTTAATGCACAGATCCTAATGTTAGAGTTCTTTTGTTTGCTTTGATGtaagttttgttattttgtgcagtgtacttttttttttttcaccccatACCTATTTGTATTAGTTATGCACACACCCACACCAGATTTTCTACTTGTAAGTGTGCTTGAATGTGTAAGCATGCACAATGTGGGTGGTCAGATGTTAACTCGTACATTAATTCCCCCCTTTCGCTCGTTCTCTCCCTCCCTCCAGGCAAACCCTCCCTGCCTTCTGTCCACCATTCAGTACATCAATAATTTCTACGCCAGCAGACTGAGCGGGGAGGAGTGCTACTGGTGGATGCAGTTCACTGCCGCCGTGGAATTCATTAAAACCATCGACGATCGCAAGTGAAGCAGAACAGCCACCTGTATGGACAGA from Carassius auratus strain Wakin unplaced genomic scaffold, ASM336829v1 scaf_tig00216413, whole genome shotgun sequence encodes the following:
- the gapvd1 gene encoding GTPase-activating protein and VPS9 domain-containing protein 1 isoform X6, giving the protein MVKPDIHTLAHHLKQERLYVASEKQLIQRLNNEVLKTAERLCRAAWIAKQQRINLDRLILTSAEASPAECCQHAKFLEDTQFVDGYKTLGFQESIYGEFLGRLRENPRLVASCLVAGERLSHEHTQGVIHTVFTSLYGNCIMQEDECYLLQVLRYLVEFELKESDNPRRLLRRGTCAFSILFKLFSEGLYSAKLFLTATLHEPIMQLLVEDEDHLETDPAKLIDRFTPAQQERLFGEKGTDEYRRKVQAAVEANEAKLVALVNTFINYLKQNTYCFPQSLRWIVSQMYKTLAHVERLEVGEVRTMCTDLLLTCFICPAIVNPEQYGIISDAPINEVARFNLMQVGQLLQQLAMSDADDGDPRRKSSLSKFDKMCVSAFLDVVIGGRAVETPPMSSMNLLEGLTRTVVYMTHNQLLALVDFVRSVTAGDQLREEDHLALETLIAHVPQSRTTKSNSLELTPSNTPQLSPVTTPANKKNRLPIGSRSRSRTNMAQEGEIEASSLESLQEVTPEEVLVISLGTSLQTVPGMMSENEVLTLHLGDGGQGDAPVDDTKLHGKPDKTLRFSLCSDNLEGISEGPSNRSNSVSSLDLEVESVSEGGPGPSGSNGAEALQLLEHEQATTQDNLDDKLRKFEIRDMMGLTEDRDISETVSETWSTDVLGSDFDPNMDEDRLQEIAGAAAENALGSMLCLPVLLDPYGSTISETTSEAWSVEVLPSDSEAADLKQEERLQELESCSGVGSTSDDTEVREVSSRPSTPGLSVVSGISATSEDIPNKIEDLRSECSSDFGGKDSVTSPDGEDSAHGAHSLSCAPSQTDSLLAMFDPLSSGEGSSTGTIVRPKVHYPRPPHPPPDPPIPEASITGYQEPRPPLFAPHLVQSDLEHPKQRHSFPERLVRSRSTDVVSAGRRPTSDPGLNRRTMMEERDPAGAYSTGPTSSPSKDSLKGDSEDRKDSDDEKSDRNRPWWKKRFVPAIPKVFYWTAEGELPVPISGLRKRDKPEKDEQGVERVPQGIPDEPSALRQTSKTQSAEAIMDKYKYIMERRPTHSDGALAGTYVGQEPCREVDSEHDSPKDEALQNISADDLPDSASQTAPPQDKTFSFSDIKKKLRLALCSADSVVFPIIPPATTRNGLPDHADPEDNEIVCFLKVQLAEAINLQDKNQMAQIQETTRCVSHLDPRTCRKLLTAMAEDYRKRAPYIAYLTRCRQGLQTSQAHLERLLQRVLRDKEVANRYFTTVCVRLLLEHMESKMLDFIKAFQGCTASDDKTAAVEDFLRYLYGAMAHDAIWQYASEEQLQDAQMAIERSVMNRIFKLAFYPNQDGDIHRDQLFLEHIQRLSKVVTANHKALQIPEVYLKEAPWPSAQAEIRTINAYKTPRDKVQCILRMCSTIMNLLSLANEDAVPGADDFVPVLVFVLIKANPPCLLSTIQYINNFYASRLSGEECYWWMQFTAAVEFIKTIDDRK